In the genome of Maribacter forsetii DSM 18668, the window AACAAGAAATGGTTTTAAGCAGAGGTATGATTGGTGACCATAAGGGTATACCAATGGTAGCCTGTCCGTTACACAAAAAGACATTTTCATTGGAAAATGGTGAAAATTTAAATAGTGATTTGGACCCAATAGCAGTATATCCTATTAAAATAGAAGATGATTTTGTGTATGTTGGCTTTTCTGAATAGCTTTGAGTAAACATATGACTTATGGCCAACACAGATAGATTACTACGAGCATTTCAACAATTTGACGAAGCCAATAAGCAAGATCCCAACACCGAAGTTTTTGAAGGTACTACATACCCTAAAGAAGTGCTTTACGGTATTCGCATGACCGAGCGCTTGAACGAGTTTGACCCTAAAGCTTCTGAAGCTTTACGCCTTACTGCAAGATGCCAACATATCTGTAGATGGGAAATACCACGAGAGTCTTATGAAATGAACCGTGAGGGCTACTTAAGATGGCGCCAAGAATTAAAGAAATTTCATGCAAAGAAAGCTGCCTCTATTTTAGAAGATGTGGGCTATGATGATGAAACCATTGATAATGTCAAGTTTCTTTTAGAGAAAAAACAGCTGAAGAAAAACGAAGAAACACAAGCATTGGAAGATGTCATCTGTTTGGTATTCTTAGAGTTTTACTTTGAGCCTTTTGCACATAAACATGAAGAAGACAAAACCATAGATATCCTTCAAAAAACATGGAGAAAAATGTCTATTAAGGGCCAAGAGGCCGCATTAAAATTACCGCTTTCAAAATATTCTCTAGATTTGATTACCAAGGCACTTCACGCCTAATTACTAGTTACTATTCATTTTTTATGGCCAATAACGAGCAAAATATACCATTGGACACGGCTACGTTTATACGTATTCGAAAATGGTATTTGTTGGCATTGGCAGCCATTGCCCTGACCGTTATTATAGCCCAAGTACTTATTCAATTACACCTAAAGGCACAATCTGGTGATTCTGAACTTATAAATATAGCAGGTAGACAACGTGCCTTTAGCCAAAAATTGACTAAAGAGACCTTACTTTTAAAAGAACTAAATAATCCAGAAGACAAAAAGATGGTGCTCTCTGAAATAGAGAAAACCCTTGCAGTTTGGAAAGTATCTCATGTAGGTCTTCATCTGGGCGATGCCTCTTTTAATCTGCCTTATGAAGATGATCCCAAAGTTCAAGCTTTATTTAAAAAACTTGACCCTCACCACTCGGCAATGGTAAGTGCAGTAGAGCATGTACTTGCAACCCATAAACAAGATATTAGCGCATCTGTACAACAAAACGACATAGATGCTTTGCTCAACAATGAACGTTCTTTTTTGAATCTTATGGATCAGATCGTAAACGAATATGATGCCCGTAGCAATGAACAGCTTCAAAAACTAAAACAAAAAGAATACTGGCTCCTTGCTTTTTCTTTATTAATTCTTCTCCTAGAGATTTTTGTAATCTTCAGACCCTTATCCATCCAAATTAAAAATACTATTGGACACCTTATTGGCAAAGACGAAGAGTCTAAAGGGCAATTAGAAAAGATTCAAAACTTATATGATGAAAAAGAGCGCTCATTAAAAGAATTGCAAGAACTAAATTTCGTAATAGATAATGCCGCGTTATTTGCCAGTATTCGTAAAGACGGTAGTATCGTATTTATAAGTAAAAAATTTCTTGACCTTTTAGGTCTTGAGACCACACCTGTAAACAAGCCTATTTCTGAAATATTGACCACAGAAGAAGGTCAGCAATCCTACTTAAAAGAGGTGTTGAAAATCAACAGAAAAAACGTTATTCGTACAGAAGAGTTACAAGTAGTGAACGCCAAAGACACCAATCTTTGGTTAGATATGTCTATTGTTCCCATGCACCAGTCTTCTTTAGAGCAAGACATTTTAATTTTATGTTCAGATATTACCGAGCGTAAAGAAAACCAGCTTAAGGTACAGCAATTGACCAAGCAGAATTTTGAGGAGCGCATGCAGCAAAAAAAGTTGCAAGCAAGCCAGATCGTAGAAGGCCAGGAAGAGGAAAGAAAGCGTATTGCCAAAGATATTCATGATGGTATAGGTCAAATGTTAACCGCTTTAAAATTTAATATTGAATCTATAGATATTGAAGACCAGGCTAAAACCGGAGAAAAAATAGCCTATCTAAAAGGGCTAACATCCGATCTTATAAAAGGGGTCAGAACAGCTACATTTAACTTAACTCCACCAGAATTAAGTGATCACGGAATTTTCCCTGCAATACATAAAATGACTACAGAACTGTCTAAGCTTACGGGTAAAACCGTTCTGTTTAAAAATAAGACCGACGCCAATATTAGGTTTGATTCACTAGCTGAAACCAATATTTATCGCGTTACTCAAGAGGCGGTCAATAATGCCATTAAATATGCCGAAGCAAATTATATTTTGGTTACCTTAAATTACTCCTATCCTATTTTAAGTGTAGTCATAGATGATGATGGCAAAGGTTTTGATGATTCTATTTTAGGAAAATTACCAAAAAATAGTAGTGAAGGCGGTATGGGGCTGTTTTTTATGAAAGAACGTATCGACTATATTAATGGTCGTTTATTTATAAACTCTGAACTTGGAAAAGGTACACGTGTTACCATCAACTATAAAACAGAAGAAAATAAAATTGCAAATGGAACGGAATGAGCTTTACCCTGTATTTTTAAAAGTATCTAACCTTCAGATTTTAATTATTGGCGGAGGCAATGTTGCCTTAGAAAAATTGACTTTTTTGTTAAAGTCAAGTCCTACCGCACAAGTTGAAATGGTTTCCCCAATGTTTAGGGAAGAAACTATTGCATTGGCCAACAAGTTCAATATAAAAATGAATGTGGCAAACTATGATGTTTCTTATTTGAAAGGGAAAAATATTGCCATAGCAACCACAGATAATGTACCGGTAAACGAACAGGTCTATCATGATTGCAGAGAGCGACAAATATTAGTAAACGTAGCCGACAACCCGCCTTTTTGTGACTTCTACATGGGTGGCATTGTTACTAAGGGCAATGTAAAGGTTGCTATTTCTACCAATGGAAAATCACCCACAACAGCCAAAAGGTTACGTCAATTTTTTGAGGATGTCATTCCAGAAAATATTGATGATCTGGTTCAAAACCTCAACGAATTCAGAAAATCTATCAAAGGTGATTTTGAGGAAAAAGTAGAGACCTTAAATGAATTTACAAAAGGACTGGTAAACAAGAAAGAAAAGTAGTTTTACTTATCTATACTTGCATGGTCCACATTATGGCTACAGCTGTAATGTGCATTGTCCGCAGCATATACAGATGAATCTGCGGCATCTTGGGCGTCTCGCATTAAGCGCTGTGCCTTTCGCATATAGAACTGTAAATTTCCTAGATTATTCGCCTTTGCCGCATTTTTTACATTTTCAAAGGCTTCGGTAGCAAAATCACGAGAATCTATGGCATATTTTTCCGCATCAATGGTATAACTCATTGCTTCTTCTAGACCACAAGTTTGAGAATCGTATTGTGCTTCTGATGCTAAAATAACAGCTTCATCGGCAGCGTTTACTGCCTGTCCCATTAACAACATGGCTATTTTTGCATTTTTTCTAGCTTTACTCATAGAGGCATCAAAAGCAGCGATTTCTGCAGAAGTGCTTAACGAATCTGACAAGGTGCTAAATTGCGACATGTATTGCTGTACATCACTAATCTCACTTTTAAAAACTTCGCACTGGGCTTGTACATATGTCGTAGAAATAAACAATACAGCTACCTTCAGGTAGGTTTTAATCGTAATCATATTCGGGGGAAATTTGATTGGTTAAGATACTAACTGCTTTATTCTCAAAATCGTATTAATATTAGGCCAACTGCATAAAATGAATAAACTTTTTTATTTAATAAATGTCTAATTTAGTTTATCCCCTTTTTATAGACCAATCAAAATTTTAAAGATGAGTTTCCTTTTTGACCTCAAAAGAACATCAAATTCATTGTTTTTGACATTTGTAGCTCTTTTTCTTTCAGTGAAAATACTCCAAGGGCAAAACATAATGCCAGATAACGCTATGTCTATAGTTATAAAGAGTGCTGAATTTTCAGTAAATGAACCAAGAAAAGCTTTAGAGATGTTGAAACCTTTAAAACAAAAATTCTTAAGGGAAGGAAGCTATGAAAATCTAGAAGATGTTGCTGTGTTCAGTACAATAATCTATGCAGAAAACCTGACACTAAGTTTTAATAAGCGCTATCCTCAAATATTTAGATCACTCAATGAATTCCAAACAAATATTAAGCCTTTGTGTTCTAATCATGACGACTACGCCATAATGTATTTCACAAATAAAATTGAAATTTTGGCTTATAAAGCTCAAGAAAAAGGCAGTAATCTACGCGACAACCCGCGTTATAGGGGTGAATTACAAAAAATTAGAGTAGAGGTGAAAAAGTTTGAATTCAAAACCAAACTAACCCAAAATACTCTTGTTGCAATTTTAGACTCATACTTATAATACTCTAAATTAATATAGATTTCGATACCTTTAAAAATTGAACTGATAGTGCTATATCATGAATAAAGAATCAATCCAGAAAATACTTGCTGAATTCAACCTCAACGGAAATTCATTAATATGGTCTCCCTTAACAAGCGGACTCATTAATGACACTTATTTGGTGACGGAAAGTGATGGGCAACAATACATACTTCAAAAAATAAATACCCAAGTGTTCAAGAATGCCGGTATCTTGATGGATAATATTCAGTTTGCATTGCCCATACTACACGCAGACAATTATGCCCAAATAACTTTTTTGACAACTACAACTGGTGCCAACTACCTTATTCAAAATAATGAATTCTGGCGGATGATGACCTTTATCCCCAACAGCACCACGTTCGACACTACCACGAATTCAAATACCGCCTTTGAAGCAGGGCGCATTATTGGTAAGTTTCATCAGTTATTGCAAGACGTAAACACTAGTCTTTTTAAAGACACCTTGCCCAAGTTTCATAATCTAGATTATAGAACCAAAGAATTTCAACTAACCTTGGAAAATGCCGATGTAGAAAAACTTAAAACTGCAGAATTGGCTATTTTAAAAGCACAGCATCTTATTAACGAGCTCAATAACTTAAATACAGATAACCTACCAATTAGAGTTTGTCATAATGATACTAAACTCAATAATATTCTCTTTTCAAAAACTTCTGAAAAAGCATTATGCCTAATCGATCTAGATACCATTATGAAAGGATATTTCTTTTATGATTTTGGTGATGCTATTAGAACTGTAGTTAATAATGCCCCTGAAGATGAACAGAACCACGACTTGATAAACTTTGATGAATCATTGTTTAAAGCATTTGTAGATGGACTAGCTTCTAACGGACCAATATTAACTTCCGCTGAAAAAGAAAGTCTTCCGCTTGGCACAGTCTTTATGCCATTTATTCACGGGCTTCGTGCATTAACCGATTATCTGAACAATAACAAGTACTACAAAGTCACTTACGAAAATCAGAATTTAGACAGGTGCTTAAGTCTTTTCAATTTTGCTGAAAAAGCGCTTGATCACAAAGATTTTATGGCAACATATATTAAAAGTAACCTAGGTTAGGAATTAGATTTTTTCTTTTGTTTTCTATGCTTATCCCACCAAACATAAATTCCAAAAATTAGTACACTTACTATAGAACCCCATAATAAACCCATTTTTAGGTCTTCTATATTTTTACCGAAGACAGCAATGAAAACTGTTAGTGGTAAAATACCTACTATGGTGGCACCCATAAAACGCCAATAGCCCATACTCAACACGCCACCTACAAAACTAATGGCATCATTGGATAAAAACGGATTTAAACGTGTAACAATTACCGCCCAAAACCCATAATCATCTAAAAAGGACGCTACTTTCTCCTCTGCTTTATTACCTATAATTCTTTTTACCATGGCATCACCAAAATAGCTTCCTATAAAATAACCTACTGTAGAAGCGGCAAATACCGAAGCAATAATAATGACGCTACCCCAAATTGGACCATATGCCAATACCGAAACAACCATTAACAAAAGACTGGGCACCACCAGTAAAAATAATTGCGCTACCATAGTCAAAACGAGTGCAAAGGGCCCAAACCACCCAAAGTCTGCCACCCATTTTTGTATGCGTTCCTCATCATCACTGGTCAACACGGACCATGCCTCATCTAAAAATTCTTTTACGCTGGGCACCAAAAAATAACATGCCACCAAAACCACCAAAAGACCAATTGAAATATATAATGGCAGATGGCTTTTAGATGTACTATTTTCCTTATCTACCATATATTAAAGCAATAATTTCAATTTGGTAATTGTACCAACTCCGTCATTTTTTCCCTCACTTGAAATGTACAAATCACCACTGGGACTAAACGTAATTCCTTCTGGCTGTGGAAAAATTTTCTTGTCCAGACTATATCCCTTTTTAGCTTTACCATTTTTATCTAAAATTAAAAGTTTAGGCTTGGAGCCTTCTAACATATACATTTCTTTTGTCTGTGGGTGTATTGCTATATCTGAAGGGCGAAAATTCTTATATACCTTTTTCTCCCTAAAGTGTTTTAAAACCTCATCATCCATATCTAACTGTATAACTGGCTCGTACGCTACTTTATAATCGTCTAAAGAAAAGGAATACACACCTTTCATATGATCAGAATCAATATCGCGATCCTTTGGTATTACCAATAACTGATTGCCTGGTAGGTCTAACCACAGGCTTTCCATATTGTTCTTTTCACTGAACTTAGTCTCGTATGCAGTTACCTTTCTGTCATTATTTAGAAAATTAGTAATTACTGTAATGGTTCCATCACTTTCAAGTACATAAGCGTTATCACCTTCAATTGCCAGACCTTCATAATCACCGGCACCACCAAATTCAATTTCCTCTACTACTTTTTTCTTCTCTAGATCATAAATAAAAATGATCCCGTCTTCATCTTGTATTGCGGCTATTTGATTTTCATCCATCCAAGAAATACCGGAAACTTCGCGCAATTCTGCCGGTAGCTCCCATCGGCCAGATATTTCATAAGCTACCTTATCTGCACTATCATACGGTAACCAATCTCTAAAGTTCATAAACAGAAAACTCATCCCTAAAACGATAACCGCTATGGTCCAAAATTTGATTTTTGCCATACTAAATGTCTTATTTGTAGTTGTCATATTTCCATTATTTAAAACAATTTAGATAAAGGTAGCCTTCAAATCTGTAAAGAAATGGGAAGAAATAGTATGACATCTATTTTTATAAAAACCTTAACGACTTGAAGGAAAAATTATCATAAAATTATGCTGTTGGGTAAAAGCATATTTTAGTTGTAGCTGGTATTTATCTGCTATTGCCTTGCTTATAGCAAGTCCTAAACCTGTTGAGCGGCTATCTGTAGAAACTTTCTTGAACCGTGTAAAAAGACTGTTGCCGTCTATGGCTTTTTCTTGACCAAAATTGTTGATGCTTATTTGATCTGTATCTATCGTAATCGTTACTTTTTTTCCTTCATTACCATGTACTATGGCATTTTTAATCAAGTTGGTTATCATGATTACCGCCAGATCAGTATTCATTGTATAGTTTACTGTAGCATTTGAAATTACATTTAAATGAATTTCTCTATGCGTAGCAAAGTCTAAAAAATCTCCCGTAACATTTTCAATAAGTCGGTTAAAATCTACCTGCTCTTCCTCTAAATACTGGCGATTATCAATTTTTGAAAGCAACAATAAAGATTTATTAAGTCGGGTTAATCGGGTAAGGTTATCTAATACACCACCCACTTCTTGAGACTGTAAACCAGATAATTCATTTTTTTCTAATAACAACTCCAATTTGTTAATAGCTATAGCAAGCGGGGTCTGTAATTCATGAGCAGCGTTCTCAATGAATTCTTTTTGTGCTACATAACTATCTCTAGATTTCTCTGTTAATCGTTCTACACTTTGGTTCAACAAATTAAACTCGTCTATAGCGGTCTGTTCAGATTTAATAGGGTCGTCTTTCTCTATCCGAAAGCCCTTTAACCTATCAATTAGGGTATAGAAAGGTTTCCATACTTTTTTCATGACCAGGTTATTAAGCACTACAATACTCAAAATCAATACCAAGTAAAGACCTACCAAGTAGGTAAATAAATTTTCTATTTGATCATCTTCTTCTACCATAGAGGTAATGAGCTTTATCTTGTAGTAATTACCGTCTTGCAAAAAAGTACTTTCAAGCATACGAATAGGTTCGTACTCATCTTCGTTCTGCATGTACATTAACGTGTCTCTATAACTATCTATAAACTTGGCATTTGTGGTAACACGGGTCTTTTTAATCGTATAATTATTGACTCCAAATTCCGCGTCCTGCAATAACCTGGGATTGTCGTTTACCGCTCTAATAATTAATTGCTTTTGGTTTTCCAAACCATCATCTAAACTATCATACACCTCATCTATCATAGCAAAGTAGAAGATTACCGCCCATACAGAAATAAGTACTATGAGCAACAATGCAAAATATTTTGTAGTATGGTTTAACAATTTCATAAATGCTACAATTTATTTGACCTGAAGTTTATAACCTACACCATAAACGGCTTCTATCTCTATACTAGCCATGGCATCTGAAAGTTTTTTACGCAAGTTTTTAATTTGAGAATAGATAAAGTCAAAGCTATCTGCTTGATCAATATGGTCTCCCCAAACATGTTCTGCCAAGGCGGTTTTGGTCACCAAACGTGTTTTGTTAGAAATCATATATAAAAGCACATCGTACTCTTTTCGGTTGAGTGCAATTTCCTTTTTATCGATATAAACATTTCTACTTTCTGGGTCAATGGTAACGTTGCCTATTTCTATGAGTTTATTACCATCAAAAGTTCTACGGCGTACAATTGCCTTTACCCGTGCATGCAATTCTGCCATATGAAAAGGTTTGGGCAAGTAGTCATCTGCCCCTAGGTTAAGACCTTTTATACGGTCATCTAAAGAGTCTTTTGCAGAAACTATTATGACTCCATCATCTTTACCCTGTTCTTTCAATTGTTTTAAAAGTGCTAGACCGTTACCATCTGGCAGTGTAATGTCTAACAGAATACAATCATATTCATACACGCCAATTTTAGTACTGGCGGTTGCAAAATCTGCAGCTGTTTCTACCATATACTGCTCGCGCTCCAATGTATGTCTCATGTTCTCCATCATTTGCGGTTCGTCTTCTATAATTAGAATCTTCATGGTATTATGGTATTGTTGTTTGCTACAACAATATAAAAGAATTCTAGAAAGATATGGGAATAATGGTGCTGTACTAATTACCTGTTAAAATTAATGTGGAAAAAGTAATTCCCAATTTCTTCTAGTTTTGGACCTTTTCTTTGAAGAGAATTTAAAAATTAACTGATAATGAAAAATAGAAATTTAATAACAGTGGCATTTACAGTGCTTGGTGCATTTACAATTTTTGCACAGGATATTAACCCTAATTCTGTACCCGTAAATTTAAGACAGAGTTTTAAGCAGCATTACCCACAGGCAAGTGATGTGGAATGGGAATTGGACGGACAATCTTACAAGGTTGAATTTGACAATAATAGACTGGAACATGAAATTTGGTATGCTACAGATGGAAAAGCAACTAGAGCGGAACACGAAATTACCTCAGCAGATTTACCACAAGCTATTACATCTGTAATTGCCCGTAACTATGCCGGATATAAGGTAGATTCTATTGAAAAAACTACTGTTAACGGGTCTACTACTTATGATGTAGAACTTGAAAAAGGTTGGAATGACGAAAAAGATGTGGTTTTCAACGAAAGTGGAAAAGTACTTAGCGAGATGATTGATTAATGTTTCTTTGATTGGGAGATGTGGGAAAGGCCGGAATTCATTTTTCGGCTTTTTTTATGCTAATTAGCTACCAACCCATCTAGCAACTTACGCACCTTTGTACTGTTCCAATCTGCGGCGCCGGTTTCTTTGATGATGATTTTCCCCGCAGCATCTATTACATAATTGGTAGGGGTGCTATTTTCTTGCAACACTTCCGGAGCTTGGATTTGTGGAAAATAGATAGGTAGTTCATAACCTTTCTTTTCAATAAACCGCTGAACTTTTTCTGGCTCTTCTTGTGTCAGCAAGATAAAATTGACTTTTTCTCCATAGTCCTTATACAACTCTTGTATTCCTGGTAATTCTGCAATACAAGGCGGACACCAAGTTGCCCAATAACTGATAAAAGTAACCTTGCCTTTACCTACAGAGATACTCTTGGTATTGCCTTGTAAATTGGTTACTGCATATTGAAACGGAGTTACTTGATCTTGATCTTCTTCATTTTCTACACTGGGTGACCAAACAGCTACTTTCAGCTTATTGACGGCTACCTGAATTGGGGTTCTTGTCTGTGGAATTATCAACAACAAAATGAACACCACAAATAGAATATCACTGATTTTAAATTTTCGCTTTTTCATGTAATGTGTGAGTCGAAGTATTTGGTGATTGTTTATGGAAATTTTAATTTCACAAACAAAACAACACTATTTTACCGCTTTAATGTATCATACAGCCTATAAAAAGTAATATTGTTCAACTTATAGTGTGATTATGAATTCTTTCGCTCCTGTAAATATCCATTCAAAATCACTCCAAATAAAGCAAGCCAAATTAAGCGATACATCCAAATATCCATTTCATAACCGAAGAATCGTCCTGTATCTCCCATACCCCAAAAGCTGTATGCGATGGTTATTAAAGCTAATATCATTCCAATAACTGACAGTGTTTTTCTCATAATATTTAATGTTATTTTTCTAATTACTTGGCTATAATTTTGTTCCTATTCTCTAGAGTCCAATTCCTTTTTAAACGCATTCATGTTCTTTACATTCAAAGGAATAATAGCTGATAACGCTAGCGGAACTGCCAATAACGGAGTAAGTCCATCTTGTATAGAAACGTAAATAAAGAAAAGTAAAACTCCGGTTAAAACAATTGCCAAAAGCCATACCATAGTTTTTGCTGCCGTATGCTTTTTAAGTAGTTCTTTGTTACTTAATTTAGAGAGTGCTTCTTTGTTCATTTTCAAATAATTAAAATAAGACTATCAAGTTAATCTTTATTTGGACTACAACTTTTCTGTGTGTTCTTGTTCTTCCATTGGATCCAATATTCCTGTAACCCTTCAGTGGTTGTTTTTAGCTTACTGATATCTAAAGACTCTCCAGGCATTAAAAGAGAACTTAATTCCTTCTTTCTTCTGGGTAATGATGGTGTATGATTCCACCCACCAACATGATCAAAAGACGTATAGGCATCACATTTTGTATCCACCGAAACAAACGGAATTTTCAGCTCATACCTCACCATACCAGAACCCATACCCTTGGTAGTCATAAATATATTCTTAAAATCTACTTTTACGTATGTATCTTTAGAATAGAGTTCCTTTAATTTATCCCCTACTTTGGCAGACATGGTGTTAGAGAACTGATGAGCTACATCTGAACCATCTATAAATTCTTTGCCATAATAACTGCCAAAACAA includes:
- the nirD gene encoding nitrite reductase small subunit NirD → MNIISDKYKTVKPEEVTVWFKAAPVTAFPKDGGACVKYKDLQIAVFNFERLNTWYACQNLSPEKQEMVLSRGMIGDHKGIPMVACPLHKKTFSLENGENLNSDLDPIAVYPIKIEDDFVYVGFSE
- a CDS encoding DUF4202 domain-containing protein; amino-acid sequence: MANTDRLLRAFQQFDEANKQDPNTEVFEGTTYPKEVLYGIRMTERLNEFDPKASEALRLTARCQHICRWEIPRESYEMNREGYLRWRQELKKFHAKKAASILEDVGYDDETIDNVKFLLEKKQLKKNEETQALEDVICLVFLEFYFEPFAHKHEEDKTIDILQKTWRKMSIKGQEAALKLPLSKYSLDLITKALHA
- a CDS encoding ATP-binding protein, with protein sequence MANNEQNIPLDTATFIRIRKWYLLALAAIALTVIIAQVLIQLHLKAQSGDSELINIAGRQRAFSQKLTKETLLLKELNNPEDKKMVLSEIEKTLAVWKVSHVGLHLGDASFNLPYEDDPKVQALFKKLDPHHSAMVSAVEHVLATHKQDISASVQQNDIDALLNNERSFLNLMDQIVNEYDARSNEQLQKLKQKEYWLLAFSLLILLLEIFVIFRPLSIQIKNTIGHLIGKDEESKGQLEKIQNLYDEKERSLKELQELNFVIDNAALFASIRKDGSIVFISKKFLDLLGLETTPVNKPISEILTTEEGQQSYLKEVLKINRKNVIRTEELQVVNAKDTNLWLDMSIVPMHQSSLEQDILILCSDITERKENQLKVQQLTKQNFEERMQQKKLQASQIVEGQEEERKRIAKDIHDGIGQMLTALKFNIESIDIEDQAKTGEKIAYLKGLTSDLIKGVRTATFNLTPPELSDHGIFPAIHKMTTELSKLTGKTVLFKNKTDANIRFDSLAETNIYRVTQEAVNNAIKYAEANYILVTLNYSYPILSVVIDDDGKGFDDSILGKLPKNSSEGGMGLFFMKERIDYINGRLFINSELGKGTRVTINYKTEENKIANGTE
- a CDS encoding precorrin-2 dehydrogenase/sirohydrochlorin ferrochelatase family protein; protein product: MERNELYPVFLKVSNLQILIIGGGNVALEKLTFLLKSSPTAQVEMVSPMFREETIALANKFNIKMNVANYDVSYLKGKNIAIATTDNVPVNEQVYHDCRERQILVNVADNPPFCDFYMGGIVTKGNVKVAISTNGKSPTTAKRLRQFFEDVIPENIDDLVQNLNEFRKSIKGDFEEKVETLNEFTKGLVNKKEK
- a CDS encoding phosphotransferase enzyme family protein codes for the protein MNKESIQKILAEFNLNGNSLIWSPLTSGLINDTYLVTESDGQQYILQKINTQVFKNAGILMDNIQFALPILHADNYAQITFLTTTTGANYLIQNNEFWRMMTFIPNSTTFDTTTNSNTAFEAGRIIGKFHQLLQDVNTSLFKDTLPKFHNLDYRTKEFQLTLENADVEKLKTAELAILKAQHLINELNNLNTDNLPIRVCHNDTKLNNILFSKTSEKALCLIDLDTIMKGYFFYDFGDAIRTVVNNAPEDEQNHDLINFDESLFKAFVDGLASNGPILTSAEKESLPLGTVFMPFIHGLRALTDYLNNNKYYKVTYENQNLDRCLSLFNFAEKALDHKDFMATYIKSNLG
- a CDS encoding TVP38/TMEM64 family protein, whose translation is MVDKENSTSKSHLPLYISIGLLVVLVACYFLVPSVKEFLDEAWSVLTSDDEERIQKWVADFGWFGPFALVLTMVAQLFLLVVPSLLLMVVSVLAYGPIWGSVIIIASVFAASTVGYFIGSYFGDAMVKRIIGNKAEEKVASFLDDYGFWAVIVTRLNPFLSNDAISFVGGVLSMGYWRFMGATIVGILPLTVFIAVFGKNIEDLKMGLLWGSIVSVLIFGIYVWWDKHRKQKKKSNS
- a CDS encoding SdiA-regulated domain-containing protein — protein: MTTTNKTFSMAKIKFWTIAVIVLGMSFLFMNFRDWLPYDSADKVAYEISGRWELPAELREVSGISWMDENQIAAIQDEDGIIFIYDLEKKKVVEEIEFGGAGDYEGLAIEGDNAYVLESDGTITVITNFLNNDRKVTAYETKFSEKNNMESLWLDLPGNQLLVIPKDRDIDSDHMKGVYSFSLDDYKVAYEPVIQLDMDDEVLKHFREKKVYKNFRPSDIAIHPQTKEMYMLEGSKPKLLILDKNGKAKKGYSLDKKIFPQPEGITFSPSGDLYISSEGKNDGVGTITKLKLLL
- the porY gene encoding PorY family sensor histidine kinase — its product is MKLLNHTTKYFALLLIVLISVWAVIFYFAMIDEVYDSLDDGLENQKQLIIRAVNDNPRLLQDAEFGVNNYTIKKTRVTTNAKFIDSYRDTLMYMQNEDEYEPIRMLESTFLQDGNYYKIKLITSMVEEDDQIENLFTYLVGLYLVLILSIVVLNNLVMKKVWKPFYTLIDRLKGFRIEKDDPIKSEQTAIDEFNLLNQSVERLTEKSRDSYVAQKEFIENAAHELQTPLAIAINKLELLLEKNELSGLQSQEVGGVLDNLTRLTRLNKSLLLLSKIDNRQYLEEEQVDFNRLIENVTGDFLDFATHREIHLNVISNATVNYTMNTDLAVIMITNLIKNAIVHGNEGKKVTITIDTDQISINNFGQEKAIDGNSLFTRFKKVSTDSRSTGLGLAISKAIADKYQLQLKYAFTQQHNFMIIFPSSR
- a CDS encoding response regulator transcription factor; the protein is MKILIIEDEPQMMENMRHTLEREQYMVETAADFATASTKIGVYEYDCILLDITLPDGNGLALLKQLKEQGKDDGVIIVSAKDSLDDRIKGLNLGADDYLPKPFHMAELHARVKAIVRRRTFDGNKLIEIGNVTIDPESRNVYIDKKEIALNRKEYDVLLYMISNKTRLVTKTALAEHVWGDHIDQADSFDFIYSQIKNLRKKLSDAMASIEIEAVYGVGYKLQVK
- a CDS encoding PepSY-like domain-containing protein — encoded protein: MKNRNLITVAFTVLGAFTIFAQDINPNSVPVNLRQSFKQHYPQASDVEWELDGQSYKVEFDNNRLEHEIWYATDGKATRAEHEITSADLPQAITSVIARNYAGYKVDSIEKTTVNGSTTYDVELEKGWNDEKDVVFNESGKVLSEMID
- a CDS encoding TlpA family protein disulfide reductase, coding for MKKRKFKISDILFVVFILLLIIPQTRTPIQVAVNKLKVAVWSPSVENEEDQDQVTPFQYAVTNLQGNTKSISVGKGKVTFISYWATWCPPCIAELPGIQELYKDYGEKVNFILLTQEEPEKVQRFIEKKGYELPIYFPQIQAPEVLQENSTPTNYVIDAAGKIIIKETGAADWNSTKVRKLLDGLVAN